In one Plasmodium falciparum 3D7 genome assembly, chromosome: 14 genomic region, the following are encoded:
- a CDS encoding DNA repair metallo-beta-lactamase protein, putative codes for MIEDNIHVIKNDPLIIVDKFPYTKKRDALRISEDKEKRKICRIFFLTHFHADHYTNINKYFNENVFCSQITKKLLVNIIEVQDKYVHNLKINKIYYLFNFKVAFIDANHCPGSVIIYFEFKNGTKIIHTGDFRYSNIQSFLIKKLLSYSGDISICTYKKNEMIIKGEQEDINRESINENIYREEKKFDKNQKNNIDLNVDLNCIIIKKEKEKKKEEGENQIDGEDRISGGNHNSGEYHSEEKKKEENIYIPLLGTNEKDNILHTTENFAIYESANNFVNLQEIIKIYLKSVEMLLLNIHKIEKKQFYMYDTIKEENYFNHFLFIDLCLYFNQNEEDISFFFDYKNLNEKGIILNPENIQKIHVKKNEALKCDKNVKDRENIKKEEKQINSIDQIIYDEYHNLEKNILHNKIKREKSMISDLNCILDESQYNMEQKKKKKRNHEDFRELVNIQMNDKINEKANKMISEETNYIKTIYLDTTYALSKNNLFAPQMYLINYVIYVCKKRLLYDEERSSSIMEGNKLILEEKKETVKIKMEKNDSNNNNNNNNNNNNNNNNNSSSSSSSSSSNNSNSFINHKHENIKQNDCDTKYIINSDTKYSNIHMHEKVNKLDLLTYVNEDKKGEQIKKKTLFLFGTYNLGKEKIYLSLSDACNMKIYYKNEKKRKIIESFLYNKHILNKITDNKLEAQIHIVDINYSYIFPKIDKRKFLNLIDEEIEKEFDSFYYIIPTGWVKKFSFYERNNISIFLIPYSEHSNLDELKNFVKSIKPCNILPTVFYNEKEKTTILNIFNPYLNLKKEVLSFFKIDETYGSKNNEVSPNKKKMKVNEKKDVSKEDLLKNIKQKKLTSFFPLTKRANSSNM; via the exons ATGATTGAGGATAACATACATGTAATTAAAAATGACCCTTTGATTATAGTAGATAAGTTTCCTTATACTAAAAAAAGAGATGCTCTTCGCATTAGTG aagaTAAGGAAAAGAGGAAGATTTGtcgtattttctttttaactCATTTTCATGCTGAtcattatacaaatataaacaagTATTTTAATGAGAATGTATTTTGTTCACAAATTACCAAAAAGTTATTAGTTAATATTATTGAGGTCCAGgataaatatgtacataatttaaaaataaataagatatattatctttttaattttaaggTTGCTTTTATTGATGCTAACCACTGTCCTGGATcggttattatttattttgaatttaaaaatgggacaaaaattatacatacagGTGATTTTAGGTATTCAAATATTCAAAGCTTTTTGATCAAAAAATTGTTATCTTACAGTGGAGATATATCTATATgtacttataaaaaaaatgagatgATTATAAAAGGTGAGcaagaagatataaatagagaatcaataaatgaaaatatatatagagaagaaaagaaatttgataaaaatcaaaagaataatattgatTTGAATGTGGATTTAAattgtattataataaaaaaagaaaaagaaaaaaaaaaagaagaaggtGAAAATCAAATTGATGGTGAAGATCGAATTAGTGGTGGAAATCATAATAGTGGTGAATATCATagtgaagaaaaaaaaaaagaagaaaatatttatattcctcTTTTGGGAACAaatgaaaaggataatattttacatacgACTGAAAATTTTGCTATTTATGAAAGTGCTAACAATTTTGTAAATTTACaagaaattataaagatatatttaaaaagcgttgaaatgttattattaaatattcataagaTAGAAAAGAaacaattttatatgtatgataccataaaagaagaaaattattttaatcattttctttttattgacttatgtttatattttaatcaaaatgaagaggatatatcttttttttttgattataaaaatttgaaCGAAAAaggtataatattaaatccTGAGAATATACAAAAGATACATGTTAAGAAGAATGAAGCCTTGAAATGTgacaaaaatgtaaaagatagggagaatataaaaaaggaagaaaagcAAATTAATTCGATAGaccaaataatatatgatgaatatcataatttggaaaaaaatatattacataataaaataaaaagagagAAGAGCATGATTTCCGATTTGAATTGTATATTAGATGAATCTCAATATAATatggaacaaaaaaaaaaaaagaaaagaaatcaTGAGGATTTTAGAGAACTTGTAAACATTCAAATGAATGATAAGATAAATGAAAAGgcaaataaaatgatatcaGAAGAAactaattatataaaaactaTATATCTTGACACAACGTATGctttatcaaaaaataatttatttgctCCTCAAATGTATTTGATaaattatgttatttatgtatgtaaaaAGAGATTACTTTATGATGAAGAAAGGTCATCAAGTATTATGGAAGGAAATAAGTTAATCCTAGAGGAAAAGAAGGAAACAGTCAAAATTAAGATGGAAAAAAATGACagcaacaacaacaacaacaataataataataataataataataataataataatagtagtagtagtagtagtagtagcagtagtaataatagtaatagttttataaatcataaacatgaaaatattaaacaaaatGATTGTGAtaccaaatatattataaatagtgATACAAAATATAGTAATATTCATATGCATGAAAAGGTGAATAAATTAGATTTGTTAACATACGTTAACGAAGACAAAAAAGGAGAGcagataaaaaagaaaacattatttctttttggAACATATAATTtgggaaaagaaaaaatatatttatctctTTCTGATGCTtgtaatatgaaaatatattataagaatgagaagaaaagaaaaataattgaatcatttttatataacaaacaTATACTGAATAAAATAACAGATAATAAATTAGAAGCACAAATTCATATTGTTGATAttaattattcttatatatttccaAAAATTGATAAAAGGAAATTTCTTAATTTAATAGATgaagaaatagaaaaagaattcgattctttttattatattataccaACTGGATGggtaaaaaaattttcattttatgaaagaaataatatttccatatttttaattcctTATAGTGAACACTCAAATTTGGATGagttaaaaaattttgtCAAATCCATCAAACCTTGTAATATATTACCAACCGTATTCTacaatgaaaaagaaaaaacaacaattctgaatatatttaatccTTATCTCAACTTAAAGAAAGAAGTATTGAGCTTTTTTAAAATCGATGAAACATATGGTTCGAAAAATAATGAAGTATcaccaaataaaaaaaaaatgaaagtaaACGAAAAGAAAGATGTATCCAAAGAAGAccttttgaaaaatataaaacagaAAAAACTTACATCCTTCTTTCCCCTAACAAAAAGAGCAAACTCATCGAACATGTGA
- a CDS encoding splicing factor 3A subunit 1, putative, giving the protein MLNIIVEKSLFDDDVDIHDKEVLQKRFNFLEKEMIVPPNNIKTVIDKTATFVKKNGKNFEQKIYREKEKQFGFISPSHPYFYYYQYKLHGLFLDIQEKDELIPHVIKEIKKREDANKYTNNEHILKICDFIKEDEKEERKNIIYSLDDMKKIDKLENNNNLKIQIQEDIYSLISPFITSLDIDLIKTTALFVARNGKSFLNGLIEREKNNSQYDFLRANNLYFNYFSKLIDIYLKCLLPSDDILDKIKKYANNKSNILNYSYILYSHNKKKKEEEERKLEEKNKSDTYYDWTHFSIVETINFEDDLKNLPCSIDFNNVENYVISELFDTDKMYTNEEKLNNISYHEKNVFKTLGKEELYEDNMGQEIFLDDNKYDARRDELYDEKYEDKHSEQNDEHDGEHDDEHDDEHDGEHHDKYEDEYDDEYDDEHHDIYDDEYDELDDKLYEHTYEDNSDDNYEDKLNNSYNKSKAYEESNNVMDKAYKHKNVDNNADLVNGDVEGLTKYSDSRMNRISNGLNIKDKLLNKNIKKYKNKENVVPRARFAKNKKHKLPKDKIHKCPLTNYPVDIKDMSKHLKTLLLDPQWKEQKDKLYERAKKESSFKPLDDIEGNLSLFVIKRPDLFGSIYEEINQHSTIENKKKSQIDHTTNGNDIFSYIQNIYTQILPGPSMNHISQNDTLIKNNILPPNETLKTNYKEKKKINK; this is encoded by the coding sequence ATGCTCAATATTATTGTTGAAAAAAGCCTATTTGATGACGATGTGGATATACATGATAAAGAAGTGTTGCAGAAGAGGTTCAACTTTTTGGAGAAAGAAATGATAGTACCtccaaataatataaaaactgTTATTGATAAAACGGCTACGTTTGTTaagaaaaatggaaaaaactTTGAACAGAAAATATAtagagaaaaagaaaagcaaTTTGGTTTTATTAGTCCTTCAcatccatatttttattattatcaatataaatTACATGGTTTGTTTTTGGATATTCAAGAAAAGGATGAATTAATTCCTCATGttattaaagaaataaaaaaaagagaagatgcgaataaatatacaaataatgaacatattttaaaaatatgtgattttataaaagaagatgaaaaagaagaaaggaaaaatattatatattctttggatgatatgaaaaaaattgataaattagaaaataacaataatttaaaaatacaaattcaagaagatatatattcattaatatCTCCATTTATTACATCTCTAGATattgatttaataaaaacaacaGCTTTATTTGTTGCTCGAAATGGAAAATCCTTTTTAAACGGATTAAttgaaagagaaaaaaataatagccaatatgattttttaagagctaataatttatattttaattactTTTCAAAATTAAtagatatttatttaaaatgcTTATTACCAAGTGATGATATTTtagataaaattaaaaaatatgcaaataataaaagtaatatcttaaattattcttatattctatatagtcataataagaaaaaaaaagaagaagaagaacgGAAacttgaagaaaaaaataaatcagaCACGTATTATGATTGGACACATTTTTCAATTGTAGAAACTATTAATTTTGAAGATGATTTGAAAAATTTACCTTGCTCAATTGATTTTAATAATGTAGAAAATTATGTAATAAGTGAACTGTTTGATACAGATAAGATGTATACgaatgaagaaaaattaaataatatatcttatcACGAAAAGAATGTTTTTAAGACATTGGGAAAAGAGGAGCtatatgaagataatatGGGTCAAGAGATATTTCtcgatgataataaatatgatgcaAGACGTGATGaattatatgatgaaaaatatgaagataAGCATAGTGAACAAAATGACGAACATGATGGTGAACATGATGATGAACATGATGATGAACATGATGGTGAACATCATGATAAATATGAGGATGAATATGATGATGAATATGATGATGAACatcatgatatatatgatgatgaaTATGATGAACTAGACGATAAATTATATGAGCATACATATGAAGATAATTctgatgataattatgaagataaacttaataatagttataataaatcaaaagCATATGAAGAATCTAACAATGTTATGGATAAAGCATATAAACACAAAAATGTAGATAATAATGCTGATTTAGTAAATGGTGACGTGGAAGGTTTAACTAAATATTCTGATTCACGTATGAATCGAATATCTAATGgtttaaatattaaagataaattattaaataaaaatataaaaaaatataagaacaaAGAAAATGTTGTTCCTAGGGCACGTTTtgcaaaaaacaaaaaacacAAATTGCCTAAAGacaaaatacataaatgtcCATTAACAAATTACCCAGTAGATATTAAAGATATGTCTAAGCATTTgaaaacattattattagatCCACAATGGAAAGAACAAAAggataaattatatgaaagaGCAAAAAAAGAATCATCTTTTAAGCCTTTAGATGATATAGAAGGAAATCTGTCACTTTTTGTTATTAAGAGACCTGATCTTTTTGGATCTATTTATGAAGAAATTAATCAACATTCAACaattgaaaataaaaaaaagtcgCAAATTGATCATACAACAAATggaaatgatatatttagttatattcaaaatatatatacacaaattTTACCAGGACCTTCCATGAATCATATCTCACAAAATGACACACttataaagaataatattttaccTCCAAATGAAAcattaaaaacaaattataaagagaaaaaaaaaataaataaataa